In Malus sylvestris chromosome 15, drMalSylv7.2, whole genome shotgun sequence, a single genomic region encodes these proteins:
- the LOC126603918 gene encoding uncharacterized mitochondrial protein AtMg00810-like, translating to MKQPQGFVDMANHLYICKLIKLLYGLKQAPRAWNSKFTSYLPAMGFKASASDSSLFVKQDNSDVVILLLYVDEIILTGSNSCKVQSVITELSEVFELKDMEKLTYFLGLQVNYKKNGDICVNQSKYIKYLLHKTGMESFKPASTPCKPHNPLLVTEGTILPDPSLYCSIVGSLQYLTFTRPDIAYVVNSVCKFMTSPTEIHFGVVKKILRFLKGTIQTGITFSVDTAVGITAFSDFVWATDLNTRRSVTGYVVYIGNNPVSWQSKKQDSVSRSSTEAEYNALAHTAADVAWIINVLRDMAIVLPFPPVIYFDNKYAIALSAKPVFHLRIKHLDTNIISYWREFKRGICKFNIYLLKVKLQTY from the coding sequence ATGAAACAGCCTCAGGGATTTGTGGATATGGCCAATCATTTGTATATTTGCAAGTTAATCAAGTTGTTGTATGGTCTTAAGCAAGCTCCGAGGGCCTGGAACTCCAAGTTCACAAGTTACTTACCTGCAATGGGGTTCAAAGCTTCTGCTTCAGATTCCAGTTTATTTGTTAAGCAAGATAATAGTGATGTAGTCATTCTACTGTTGTATGTAGATGAAATTATCTTAACTGGATCAAACTCGTGCAAGGTACAAAGTGTAATCACAGAGTTATCTGAGGTGTTTGAGCTTAAAGATATGGAAAAGTTGACTTATTTTCTTGGTTTGCAAGTTAACTACAAGAAGAATGGTGATATCTGTGTTAACCAATCTAAGTATATAAAATACTTATTGCATAAAACTGGTATGGAGTCCTTCAAACCAGCATCTACACCATGCAAGCCTCATAATCCATTGCTAGTCACTGAAGGTACCATATTGCCTGATCCAAGTTTGTATTGTAGTATTGTTGGCTCATTGCAGTATTTGACCTTTacaaggccagatattgcatatgTTGTGAATTCTGTGTGTAAATTCATGACTTCTCCCACAGAGATACATTTTGGGGTAGTAAAAAAGATCCTGCGATTCTTAAAAGGAACTATACAAACTGGTATCACATTTTCAGTTGACACTGCAGTAGGGATCACAGCCTTTAGTGATTTTGTTTGGGCTACAGATTTGAACACAAGGCGATCTGTGACAGGCTATGTTGTATACATTGGTAATAATCCAGTTTCATGGCAGTCAAAGAAGCAAGATTCTGTATCAAGGAGTTCTACAGAAGCTGAGTATAACGCATTGGCACATACTGCAGCTGATGTTGCTTGGATTATAAATGTTCTTCGAGATATGGCTATTGTCTTACCTTTTCCTCCAGTGATATACTTTGATAACAAATATGCAATTGCATTAAGTGCCAAACCAGTTTTTCACTTGAGGATCAAACATTTAGACACAAATATCATTTCGTACTGGAGAGAGTTCAAAAGGGGGATTTGCAAGTTCAATATCTACCTACTGAAG
- the LOC126603913 gene encoding uncharacterized protein LOC126603913 isoform X2, which produces MERADENLLPSVYKEVSEAFNAGPSDLGYLTFIRNFIQGLASPLAGVLVINYDRPSVLAMGTFCWALSTAAVGASRIFSQVAFWRAVNGFGLAIVIPALQSFIADSYKDGVRGAGFGMVSLVGSLGGIGGGVLATLMAGDQYWNIPGWRCAFILMASLSSLIGFLVFAFVIDPRKIVSDLSSDREDLIIKGPASAASVWLESWTAMKAVVKVRTFQIIVLQGIVGSLPWTAMVFFTMWFELIGFDHNSTAVLLSLFAVGCAMGSLLGGLIADRLSRIYRHSGRIMCAQFSAFMGIPFSWFLLKVIPQSVDSYYTFAVTLLLMGLTISWCATAANGPMFAEVVPVKHRTMIYAFDRAFEGSFSSFAAPLVGILSEKMFGYDAKSVDPIKGSTREAFALSQGLLSMMAVPFGLCCLFYTPLHLFFRKDRENARNASVKEEEMR; this is translated from the exons ATGGAGCGTGCTGACGAAAATCTTCTCCCATCTGTTTACAAAGAAGTCAGTGAGGCTTTCAATGCCGGGCCATCTGACCTCGGCTATCTGACATTCATTAGGAACTTTATACAGGGATTGGCATCTCCCCTTGCAGGTGTACTTGTTATTAACTATGACCGCCCTTCAGTTCTTGCAATGGGCACTTTTTGCTGGGCCTTGTCAACAGCTGCAGTGGGTGCAAGCCGGATTTTCTCACAAGTTGCATTCTGGAGGGCAGTGAATGGCTTCGGATTGGCAATTGTTATACCAGCACTTCAGTCTTTTATTGCTGATAGTTACAAGGATGGAGTGAGGGGGGCTGGGTTTGGGATGGTAAGCCTCGTTGGTTCCTTGGGCGGCATTGGAGGTGGTGTTCTGGCCACACTTATGGCTGGCGATCAATACTGGAATATACCGGGATGGCGATGTGCTTTCATTCTCATGGCATCACTAAGTTCTCTAATCGGGttccttgtttttgcttttgtgaTTGACCCGCGGAAGATAGTTTCTGACTTGAGTTCTGATAG GGAAgatttgataattaagggacCTGCAAGTGCAGCATCAGTTTGGCTGGAGTCTTGGACAGCCATGAAGGCAGTTGTTAAAGTGCGAACGTTTCAAATAATTGTTTTGCAGGGCATTGTTGGCTCACTACCCTGGACTGCCATGGTGTTCTTCACAATGTGGTTCGAATTAATCG GTTTTGATCACAACAGTACAGCAGTACTCCTTAGTCTTTTTGCTGTTGGTTGTGCTATGGGGTCTCTTCTCGGTGGACTAATAGCAGACCGATTGTCACGAATCTACCGTCACTCAGGCCGTATCATGTGTGCGCAGTTCAGCGCCTTCATGGGCATCCCCTTTTCGTGGTTCTTACTCAAAGTCATCCCACAGTCAGTAGACAGCTATTACACCTTTGCAGTCACCCTCTTGCTGATGGGCCTGACTATCAGCTGGTGCGCTACCGCTGCAAATGGCCCTATGTTTGCCGAGGTTGTCCCTGTCAAACACCGAACCATGATCTACGCCTTTGATCGAGCTTTCGAAGGATCATTCTCTTCTTTTGCAGCACCCTTGGTCGGAATCCTTTCAGAGAAGATGTTTGGTTACGACGCAAAATCAGTGGATCCAATTAAAGGGTCTACGCGGGAGGCCTTTGCCTTATCTCAAGGGCTTCTTTCGATGATGGCGGTTCCGTTTGGTTTGTGTTGCTTGTTTTACACGCCTTTGCATCTGTTTTTCAGAAAGGACCGCGAAAATGCCAGGAACGCTAGTGTCAAAGAGGAAGAGATGAGGTGA
- the LOC126603926 gene encoding NEDD8-conjugating enzyme Ubc12-like, translating into MIRLFKEKEKLRAQNAIGASPFTKQSAGKLRLNKDMSELNLPKSCSIHYPDGKDELMNFEVTIRPDEGYYKGGVFLFTFQVAPIYPHEAPKVKCKTKVYHPNIDLEGNVCLNILREDWKPVLNINTIIYGLYHLFTEPNYEDPLNHDAAAVLRDNPKMFESNVRRAMAGGYVGQTLFPRCT; encoded by the exons ATGATTAGGCTAttcaaagaaaaggaaaagctgaGAGCACAAAATGCCATTGGAGCCTCGCCATTTACGAAGCAGTCTGCTGGGAAATTGCGTCTTAATAAAG ATATGTCTGAGCTGAATTTACCAAAATCTTGTAGCATTCATTATCCTGATGGCAAGGATGAGCTGATGAACTTTGAGGTTACAATTCGTCCTGATGAAGGATATTACAA AGGTGGTGTGTTTTTGTTTACGTTCCAAGTTGCCCCTATCTACCCACATGAAGCACCAAAAGTCAAGTGTAAGACCAAG GTCTACCATCCGAATATTGACTTGGAAGGAAATGTTTGCCTCAACATCCTACGAGAAGATTGGAAACCTGTCCTCAATATAAACACTATCATTTATGGACTATATCATCTCTTCACG GAACCAAATTATGAAGATCCACTAAATCATGATGCAGCTGCAGTGTTGAGAGACAACCCAAAGATGTTTGAATCTAATGTAAGAAGGGCCATGGCCGGTGGGTATGTGGGGCAAACCTTGTTCCCCCGGTGCACATAG
- the LOC126603912 gene encoding uncharacterized protein LOC126603912 — protein MFYTQILLTLGVRLPLHPWLQKMLSLIGYAPGQLNPGFWDTLIGFYTIWMECGLCEPSFHQWRYCYKMRPAKSCTGYAECACRSERERIVYGKKKAYYTWKNRWCFLYNDWEYDKGVTPERRVLTHFQTVGCNVSTVRTICYLLWSFLASNTLFHVVTRGTIQLFGQELSDIEKVLRVPKEDRHLSKLRPLFRWYGFQPLVSESQGRSMEKVSKKTGTSTHKRRAPVLVPSEDILPHKKIHKFRGEPSVRPKSQDGVLKGPAFRKTGVEAVENAAAVVVGEGSRLLPPPLTMEHTVQENDPGSRHEGKGKERAGSVPWKDLRIATRPKDFGDINNCLAGRRFAFDELEEPLAKDESDYDRMLKLSSYVMAEYHDRLQEVERYKAKLKENKQLVDEARRNKGLLTQALQLKDETMESLKRRNGENLRLKKLFEATKKQLEVATLEVSKVRGELDGALVEISELEKSIPTEREAAVQEYLSSSTFHLAIKPHCAQEARFEKRKWMAVLDRYDDGSILRKYHEDIDEHHRKGETFVLAVDPSSEDESDNEGSADAQTQHGEKGLGDAEDDGRTRSDTARGSASDENE, from the exons atgttctacacccagatattactgactttaggggtgagactacctttacatccgtggttgcaaaagatgttatctttgatcggatatgcacctgggcaactcaatcctggtttctgggatactttgattggattttataccatttggatggagtgtgggttgtgtgagccttccttccatcagtggcgttactgttacaagatgcgcccagcaaaatcatgcactggttatgccgagtgtgcatgtcggagtgagagagagcgtattgtgtatggtaagaaaaaggcatactacacatggaaaaaccgttggtgctttctgtataatgattgggagtatgataagggtgtcacgcctgagcgacgtgtgcttactcacttccagactgtaggttgtaacgtatcaaccgttcgtactatttgctatttgttgtggtcttttcttgcttctaacactttgtttcatgtagtgacgcggggcaccatccaactgtttgggcaggagctatctgacatagagaaggtgttgagggtgcccaaagaggatagacacttaagcaagctacgacccttatttcgttggtacggtttccaacccttagtttccgagagccagggacgatcga tggagaaggtaagcaagaaaacagggactagcacccataaaaggagagcaccagtgttagttccttcggaagacatcctaccgcataagaaaattcataagttccgAGGGGAACCATCCGTTAGACCTAAGTCCCAAGATGGGGTCCTTAAGGGGCCTGCCTTTAGGAAGACTGGAGTCGAGGCCGTTGAAAATGCTGCTGCCGTAGTTGTAGGAGAAGGGAGCCGACTGTTGCCTCCTCCTCTTACTATGGAGCACACTGTCCAGGAAAATGATCCCGGTTCCCGCCATGAggggaaaggcaaggaaagagctggcagtgtcccgtggaaggacttgaggattgccacgcggccaaaggattttggggatatcaacaattgcttggcagggcgtcgattcgccttcgatgagctcgaagagcccttagctaaggatgaatcggattacgaccggatgttgaagttgtcttcatat gtcatggccgagtatcacgacagactgcaagaggttgagcggtacaaggcaaaactgaaggagaataagcagcttgtggacgaggcccgaaggaataagggacttttgactcaggctctccaactgaaggacgaaaccatggagagcttgaaaaggcgaaatggtgagaacctaaggcttaagaaattgtttgaggcaactaaaaaacagttggaggtggctaccttggaggtatccaaggttaggggagaattggatggtgccttagttgagatttctgaactggagaagagcattccaactgaaagggaggctgctgtgcaagaatacttaagttcttcgacctttcatcttgctattaaaccccactgtgctcaagaagctcgctttgaaaaaaggaaatggatggccgtccttgatcgttatgatgatgggagcattcttcgaaaataccacgaagatatagatgagcatcatcgaaagggCGAGACATTTGTCCTTGCTGTTGATCCTAGCAGCGAAGATGAGTCTGATAATGAAGGTAGTGCTGATGCACAGACTCAGCATGGTGAAAAGGGTCTTGGGGATGCAGAGGATGATGGTAGGACGCGGAGTGATACTGCCAGGGGTTcggcttcagatgagaatgaatag
- the LOC126603913 gene encoding uncharacterized protein LOC126603913 isoform X1, which yields MFKGLKRALIRFPSSYTWSRSKSGFFRSLQAMRARKIFGISLSLILINLAAIMERADENLLPSVYKEVSEAFNAGPSDLGYLTFIRNFIQGLASPLAGVLVINYDRPSVLAMGTFCWALSTAAVGASRIFSQVAFWRAVNGFGLAIVIPALQSFIADSYKDGVRGAGFGMVSLVGSLGGIGGGVLATLMAGDQYWNIPGWRCAFILMASLSSLIGFLVFAFVIDPRKIVSDLSSDREDLIIKGPASAASVWLESWTAMKAVVKVRTFQIIVLQGIVGSLPWTAMVFFTMWFELIGFDHNSTAVLLSLFAVGCAMGSLLGGLIADRLSRIYRHSGRIMCAQFSAFMGIPFSWFLLKVIPQSVDSYYTFAVTLLLMGLTISWCATAANGPMFAEVVPVKHRTMIYAFDRAFEGSFSSFAAPLVGILSEKMFGYDAKSVDPIKGSTREAFALSQGLLSMMAVPFGLCCLFYTPLHLFFRKDRENARNASVKEEEMR from the exons ATGTTTAAGGGACTTAAACGGGCATTAATCAGATTCCCATCATCTTATACTTGGTCTCGGTCGAAATCTGGTTTTTTCAGAAGTTTGCAAGCCATGAG GGCGAGAAAGATTTTTGGGATTTCTCTGTCTCTCATTCTGATCAATTTGGCTGCTATAATGGAGCGTGCTGACGAAAATCTTCTCCCATCTGTTTACAAAGAAGTCAGTGAGGCTTTCAATGCCGGGCCATCTGACCTCGGCTATCTGACATTCATTAGGAACTTTATACAGGGATTGGCATCTCCCCTTGCAGGTGTACTTGTTATTAACTATGACCGCCCTTCAGTTCTTGCAATGGGCACTTTTTGCTGGGCCTTGTCAACAGCTGCAGTGGGTGCAAGCCGGATTTTCTCACAAGTTGCATTCTGGAGGGCAGTGAATGGCTTCGGATTGGCAATTGTTATACCAGCACTTCAGTCTTTTATTGCTGATAGTTACAAGGATGGAGTGAGGGGGGCTGGGTTTGGGATGGTAAGCCTCGTTGGTTCCTTGGGCGGCATTGGAGGTGGTGTTCTGGCCACACTTATGGCTGGCGATCAATACTGGAATATACCGGGATGGCGATGTGCTTTCATTCTCATGGCATCACTAAGTTCTCTAATCGGGttccttgtttttgcttttgtgaTTGACCCGCGGAAGATAGTTTCTGACTTGAGTTCTGATAG GGAAgatttgataattaagggacCTGCAAGTGCAGCATCAGTTTGGCTGGAGTCTTGGACAGCCATGAAGGCAGTTGTTAAAGTGCGAACGTTTCAAATAATTGTTTTGCAGGGCATTGTTGGCTCACTACCCTGGACTGCCATGGTGTTCTTCACAATGTGGTTCGAATTAATCG GTTTTGATCACAACAGTACAGCAGTACTCCTTAGTCTTTTTGCTGTTGGTTGTGCTATGGGGTCTCTTCTCGGTGGACTAATAGCAGACCGATTGTCACGAATCTACCGTCACTCAGGCCGTATCATGTGTGCGCAGTTCAGCGCCTTCATGGGCATCCCCTTTTCGTGGTTCTTACTCAAAGTCATCCCACAGTCAGTAGACAGCTATTACACCTTTGCAGTCACCCTCTTGCTGATGGGCCTGACTATCAGCTGGTGCGCTACCGCTGCAAATGGCCCTATGTTTGCCGAGGTTGTCCCTGTCAAACACCGAACCATGATCTACGCCTTTGATCGAGCTTTCGAAGGATCATTCTCTTCTTTTGCAGCACCCTTGGTCGGAATCCTTTCAGAGAAGATGTTTGGTTACGACGCAAAATCAGTGGATCCAATTAAAGGGTCTACGCGGGAGGCCTTTGCCTTATCTCAAGGGCTTCTTTCGATGATGGCGGTTCCGTTTGGTTTGTGTTGCTTGTTTTACACGCCTTTGCATCTGTTTTTCAGAAAGGACCGCGAAAATGCCAGGAACGCTAGTGTCAAAGAGGAAGAGATGAGGTGA